From a region of the Zingiber officinale cultivar Zhangliang chromosome 4B, Zo_v1.1, whole genome shotgun sequence genome:
- the LOC121975172 gene encoding 60S ribosomal protein L32-1-like, giving the protein MAVPLLTKKIVKKRVKKFKRPQSDRKICVKTNWRRPKGIDSRVRRKFKGCTLMPNIGYGSDKKTRHYLPNRFKKFVVNNVSDLELLMMHNRTYCAEIGHSVSTKKRKLIVERAAQLDIVVTNKLARLRSQEDE; this is encoded by the exons ATGGCGGTTCCGTTGCTGACGAAGAAGATTGTCAAGAAGCGTGTCAAGAAGTTCAAGAGGCCCCAGAGCGACCGCAAGATATGCGTGAAG ACAAACTGGCGCAGACCAAAAGGTATTGATTCTCGGGTGAGAAGAAAGTTCAAGGGATGCACCTTGATGCCAAATATTGGCTATGGTTCTGACAAGAAGACACGCCATTACCTGCCAAATCGATTTAAGAAGTTCGTGGTTAACAACGTTTCAGATTTGGAGTTGCTGATGATGCACAACCG GACTTATTGCGCTGAGATCGGCCATAGTGTTTCTACGAAGAAGCGCAAGCTCATCGTCGAACGCGCTGCACaacttgacattgttgtcacGAACAAGCTTGCTAGGTTGCGCAGCCAGGAGGATGAGTAA